Proteins encoded in a region of the Neodiprion lecontei isolate iyNeoLeco1 chromosome 5, iyNeoLeco1.1, whole genome shotgun sequence genome:
- the LOC107228034 gene encoding tyrosine-protein phosphatase non-receptor type 4 isoform X1, which yields MSQRISIRRGRWSGREVVPRRWLTRFRFSEMIESVSRRALSGSSGSYHVRGAELARDRRLKSLSATVVFLDDTQHTFQLDKRAKGQVLLDMVYQHLELIEKDYFGLQYTDNGATPSACPNPDIMRWLDPAKPVKKQIRSGQFFFRVKFYVSDPSKLQEEYTRYQFYLQIRRDILQGRLQLPPSTACLIASYTVQSELGDYHPEEHGPGYLSRLQLIPGQTEDMEKKIAELHKLHKGQLPADAEYNFLDHAKRLDMYGVELHKARDSTNKEIQLGVTSIGLVVFQNNIRINVFSWSKIVKISFKRKQFFIQLRREQSENYDTLLGFNMQTYRSSKNLWKACVEHHTFFRLHSPKMRSRRFPLTLSSRFTYSGRTEFQTVEDGKHRARVERTFIRSPSKRLVHGVTSVPIVEDKGKLSLQPGRPVRPYDNKVQSLGSREPRQAWGEGNPSDDEGGFLSLREEITGTHMQSGAFSPLLGSRVLSYADDDTAIERNIYDLPDYSEPTSSPAPQILEDGLVNIRLTPDEQGRFGFNVKGGLDLEMPILVSRVAPNTPADRCYPKLNEGDQVVCINGIDVNGMLHEHVVNLIRQSRDSGTGELTLTVRPNALYNALAGNDEASEEEPPYRYVPDVPHATVGLDALAQSMLLLADGLASGALIAQYEQLYRKNPELVALESKKPENQNKNRYRDISPYDVTRVILMGSINGDYINANYVNMEIPGSGIINRYIATQGPLSSTVADFWQMVLEAGSTLVVMLTTLVERGRAKCHQYWPAFNETLTLRNLTLTSTAENIEDTFVFREFILRDINTGEERDITHMQYCAWPDHGVPSDWRQFTTFTERVRAARTGMVEPAVVHCSAGIGRTGVLVLMETALCLMEANQPVYPLDIVRSMRDQRAMMIQNASQYRFVCEAVHKAYTEGIAKPLPEFSR from the exons ATGTCGCAGAGAATTAGTATACGTCGAG GTCGCTGGAGCGGCAGAGAGGTGGTACCGCGACGGTGGTTGACTCGTTTTCGCTTTAGCGAAATGATTGAGAGTGTGTCTCGGAGAGCGTTGAGTGGCTCCAGTGGGAGCTACCACGTTCGCGGTGCAGAACTGGCGCGCGATCGAAGACTAAAATCCCTCTCGGCAACTGTAGTATTCCTCGACGATACTCAACACACCTTTCAGTTAGAC aAAAGAGCCAAGGGACAGGTGCTTTTGGATATGGTCTATCAACATTTAGAGTTGATTGAAAAGGATTATTTCGGTCTACAGTATACAGACAACGGTGCCACACCTTCAGCTTGTCCCAATCCAGATATAATG CGATGGCTAGATCCCGCGAAACCAGTGAAGAAACAGATCAGAA gTGGACAATTCTTTTTTCGAGTTAAATTTTATGTCTCTGATCCGAGCAAGCTGCAGGAAGAGTATACGAGATATCAGTTCTACCTACAAATTCGAAGGGATATTTTACAGGGAAGACTTCAACTACCTCCAAGTACAGCTTGTCTTATCGCAAGCTATACCGTTCAAT CTGAGCTGGGAGACTATCATCCGGAGGAACATGGCCCTGGATATTTATCTCGACTTCAATTAATTCCAGGGCAAACAGAAGACATGGAGAAAAAGATTGCTGAACTGCACAAACTTCACAA AGGACAGCTACCCGCCGATGCAGAGTACAATTTCCTGGATCATGCTAAGCGACTGGATATGTATGGAGTCGAGTTACATAAGGCAAGG GATTCAACGAATAAAGAAATTCAGTTGGGAGTTACTTCCATAGGCTTAGTAGtctttcaaaataatataagaataaatgtattttcatGGTCGAAGATTGTTAAGATTTCATTTaaacgaaaacaatttttcatccagcTCAGAAGAGAACAG TCTGAAAACTACGATACTCTGCTTGGATTCAATATGCAAACATATCGCAGTTCAAAAAACCTATGGAAAGCGTGCGTTGAACATCACACCTTCTTCAGGCTTCACAGTCCGAAAATGCGTTCCAGACGTTTCCCTCTCACGTTGAGTAGTCGGTTCACATATTCCGGCCGAACTGAATTCCAAACTGTAGAAGATGGGAAACATCGTGCACGAGTAGAAAGAACCTTCATTAG GTCACCTAGCAAACGATTAGTGCATGGTGTCACGTCGGTACCAATTGTTGAAGATAAAGGGAAATTATCACTACAACCTGGCAGACCTGTGCGACCGTACGACAACAAAGTTCAATCTCTGGGTTCCAGAGAACCGCGGCAAGCATGGGGTGAAGGAAATCCTAGCGATGA TGAGGGTGGTTTTTTGTCCCTCAGAGAGGAAATAACTGGAACTCATATGCAAAGCGGAGCATTTTCCCCCCTACTTGGCTCAAGAGTTTTGAGTTATGCGGACGACGATACAGCTATTGAAAGAAATATCTACGATCTTCCAGACTACAGTGAACCCACTAGTTCTCCTGCACCCCAG ATACTAGAAGATGGCTTAGTCAATATAAGACTTACACCGGATGAACAAGGACGCTTTGGTTTTAATGTAAAAGGGGGACTCGATCTTGAGATGCCAATATTGGTATCACGTGTAGCACCTAATACACCAGCTGACCGCTGCTATCCCAAGTTGAATGAAGGAGACCAG GTAGTTTGCATCAACGGAATTGACGTAAATGGCATGCTGCATGAACACGTCGTTAATTTAATACGACAATCTCGTGACTCGGGAACCGGTGAGCTCACACTGACAGTGAGGCCCAATGCTTTGTATAACGCACTTGCTGGAAATGATGAAGCTTCAGAAGAGGAACCGCCATACAG GTACGTCCCAGATGTCCCGCATGCCACTGTTGGCTTGGATGCTCTTGCTCAATCAATGCTGTTGCTTGCCGATGGGCTAGCAAGTGGAGCTCTAATTGCGCAATACGAACAGttatacagaaaaaatccTGAGCTTGTAGCGCTTGAGTCGAAAAAGcccgaaaatcaaaataaaaatcgatatcGGGATATCTCTCCAT ATGACGTTACAAGAGTTATATTAATGGGGAGTATTAACGGCGACTACATAAATGCAAATTATGTAAATATGGAGATTCCTGGGTCAGGAATTATCAATCGATATATTGCAACTCAGGGACCTTTATCCTCGACGGTCGCTGATTTTTGGCAAATGGTCTTGGAAGCAGGTAGTACGCTAGTAGTAATGCTCACAACATTGGTGGAACGTGGGCGAGCAAAATGTCACCAGTATTGGCCTGCGTTCAACGAGACGCTTACTTTGAGAAACTTGACGTTAACTTCGACTGCCGAAAACATCGAAGATACATTTGTCTTCCGAGAATTTATTCTCCGTGATATTAAt acTGGCGAGGAGCGAGATATAACACATATGCAATATTGTGCTTGGCCGGATCACGGGGTACCCAGTGACTGGAGACAGTTTACAACTTTTACGGAACGTGTAAGGGCTGCACGTACAGGAATGGTAGAGCCCGCTGTTGTTCACTGTTCGGCAGGAATCGGTCGAACAGGTGTTTTGGTTTTGATGGAAACTGCTCTCTGCTTAATGGAAGCTAATCAGCCTGTTTATCCTCTTGACATTGTTCGCTCTATGAGGGACCAAAGAGCCATGATGATACAGAATGCT aGTCAATACAGGTTCGTTTGCGAAGCTGTTCATAAGGCATACACGGAAGGAATTGCCAAACCACTACCAGAATTCAGCAGATGA
- the LOC107228034 gene encoding tyrosine-protein phosphatase non-receptor type 4 isoform X4: MGRWSGREVVPRRWLTRFRFSEMIESVSRRALSGSSGSYHVRGAELARDRRLKSLSATVVFLDDTQHTFQLDKRAKGQVLLDMVYQHLELIEKDYFGLQYTDNGATPSACPNPDIMRWLDPAKPVKKQIRSGQFFFRVKFYVSDPSKLQEEYTRYQFYLQIRRDILQGRLQLPPSTACLIASYTVQSELGDYHPEEHGPGYLSRLQLIPGQTEDMEKKIAELHKLHKGQLPADAEYNFLDHAKRLDMYGVELHKARDSTNKEIQLGVTSIGLVVFQNNIRINVFSWSKIVKISFKRKQFFIQLRREQSENYDTLLGFNMQTYRSSKNLWKACVEHHTFFRLHSPKMRSRRFPLTLSSRFTYSGRTEFQTVEDGKHRARVERTFIRSPSKRLVHGVTSVPIVEDKGKLSLQPGRPVRPYDNKVQSLGSREPRQAWGEGNPSDDEGGFLSLREEITGTHMQSGAFSPLLGSRVLSYADDDTAIERNIYDLPDYSEPTSSPAPQILEDGLVNIRLTPDEQGRFGFNVKGGLDLEMPILVSRVAPNTPADRCYPKLNEGDQVVCINGIDVNGMLHEHVVNLIRQSRDSGTGELTLTVRPNALYNALAGNDEASEEEPPYRYVPDVPHATVGLDALAQSMLLLADGLASGALIAQYEQLYRKNPELVALESKKPENQNKNRYRDISPYDVTRVILMGSINGDYINANYVNMEIPGSGIINRYIATQGPLSSTVADFWQMVLEAGSTLVVMLTTLVERGRAKCHQYWPAFNETLTLRNLTLTSTAENIEDTFVFREFILRDINTGEERDITHMQYCAWPDHGVPSDWRQFTTFTERVRAARTGMVEPAVVHCSAGIGRTGVLVLMETALCLMEANQPVYPLDIVRSMRDQRAMMIQNASQYRFVCEAVHKAYTEGIAKPLPEFSR, translated from the exons GTCGCTGGAGCGGCAGAGAGGTGGTACCGCGACGGTGGTTGACTCGTTTTCGCTTTAGCGAAATGATTGAGAGTGTGTCTCGGAGAGCGTTGAGTGGCTCCAGTGGGAGCTACCACGTTCGCGGTGCAGAACTGGCGCGCGATCGAAGACTAAAATCCCTCTCGGCAACTGTAGTATTCCTCGACGATACTCAACACACCTTTCAGTTAGAC aAAAGAGCCAAGGGACAGGTGCTTTTGGATATGGTCTATCAACATTTAGAGTTGATTGAAAAGGATTATTTCGGTCTACAGTATACAGACAACGGTGCCACACCTTCAGCTTGTCCCAATCCAGATATAATG CGATGGCTAGATCCCGCGAAACCAGTGAAGAAACAGATCAGAA gTGGACAATTCTTTTTTCGAGTTAAATTTTATGTCTCTGATCCGAGCAAGCTGCAGGAAGAGTATACGAGATATCAGTTCTACCTACAAATTCGAAGGGATATTTTACAGGGAAGACTTCAACTACCTCCAAGTACAGCTTGTCTTATCGCAAGCTATACCGTTCAAT CTGAGCTGGGAGACTATCATCCGGAGGAACATGGCCCTGGATATTTATCTCGACTTCAATTAATTCCAGGGCAAACAGAAGACATGGAGAAAAAGATTGCTGAACTGCACAAACTTCACAA AGGACAGCTACCCGCCGATGCAGAGTACAATTTCCTGGATCATGCTAAGCGACTGGATATGTATGGAGTCGAGTTACATAAGGCAAGG GATTCAACGAATAAAGAAATTCAGTTGGGAGTTACTTCCATAGGCTTAGTAGtctttcaaaataatataagaataaatgtattttcatGGTCGAAGATTGTTAAGATTTCATTTaaacgaaaacaatttttcatccagcTCAGAAGAGAACAG TCTGAAAACTACGATACTCTGCTTGGATTCAATATGCAAACATATCGCAGTTCAAAAAACCTATGGAAAGCGTGCGTTGAACATCACACCTTCTTCAGGCTTCACAGTCCGAAAATGCGTTCCAGACGTTTCCCTCTCACGTTGAGTAGTCGGTTCACATATTCCGGCCGAACTGAATTCCAAACTGTAGAAGATGGGAAACATCGTGCACGAGTAGAAAGAACCTTCATTAG GTCACCTAGCAAACGATTAGTGCATGGTGTCACGTCGGTACCAATTGTTGAAGATAAAGGGAAATTATCACTACAACCTGGCAGACCTGTGCGACCGTACGACAACAAAGTTCAATCTCTGGGTTCCAGAGAACCGCGGCAAGCATGGGGTGAAGGAAATCCTAGCGATGA TGAGGGTGGTTTTTTGTCCCTCAGAGAGGAAATAACTGGAACTCATATGCAAAGCGGAGCATTTTCCCCCCTACTTGGCTCAAGAGTTTTGAGTTATGCGGACGACGATACAGCTATTGAAAGAAATATCTACGATCTTCCAGACTACAGTGAACCCACTAGTTCTCCTGCACCCCAG ATACTAGAAGATGGCTTAGTCAATATAAGACTTACACCGGATGAACAAGGACGCTTTGGTTTTAATGTAAAAGGGGGACTCGATCTTGAGATGCCAATATTGGTATCACGTGTAGCACCTAATACACCAGCTGACCGCTGCTATCCCAAGTTGAATGAAGGAGACCAG GTAGTTTGCATCAACGGAATTGACGTAAATGGCATGCTGCATGAACACGTCGTTAATTTAATACGACAATCTCGTGACTCGGGAACCGGTGAGCTCACACTGACAGTGAGGCCCAATGCTTTGTATAACGCACTTGCTGGAAATGATGAAGCTTCAGAAGAGGAACCGCCATACAG GTACGTCCCAGATGTCCCGCATGCCACTGTTGGCTTGGATGCTCTTGCTCAATCAATGCTGTTGCTTGCCGATGGGCTAGCAAGTGGAGCTCTAATTGCGCAATACGAACAGttatacagaaaaaatccTGAGCTTGTAGCGCTTGAGTCGAAAAAGcccgaaaatcaaaataaaaatcgatatcGGGATATCTCTCCAT ATGACGTTACAAGAGTTATATTAATGGGGAGTATTAACGGCGACTACATAAATGCAAATTATGTAAATATGGAGATTCCTGGGTCAGGAATTATCAATCGATATATTGCAACTCAGGGACCTTTATCCTCGACGGTCGCTGATTTTTGGCAAATGGTCTTGGAAGCAGGTAGTACGCTAGTAGTAATGCTCACAACATTGGTGGAACGTGGGCGAGCAAAATGTCACCAGTATTGGCCTGCGTTCAACGAGACGCTTACTTTGAGAAACTTGACGTTAACTTCGACTGCCGAAAACATCGAAGATACATTTGTCTTCCGAGAATTTATTCTCCGTGATATTAAt acTGGCGAGGAGCGAGATATAACACATATGCAATATTGTGCTTGGCCGGATCACGGGGTACCCAGTGACTGGAGACAGTTTACAACTTTTACGGAACGTGTAAGGGCTGCACGTACAGGAATGGTAGAGCCCGCTGTTGTTCACTGTTCGGCAGGAATCGGTCGAACAGGTGTTTTGGTTTTGATGGAAACTGCTCTCTGCTTAATGGAAGCTAATCAGCCTGTTTATCCTCTTGACATTGTTCGCTCTATGAGGGACCAAAGAGCCATGATGATACAGAATGCT aGTCAATACAGGTTCGTTTGCGAAGCTGTTCATAAGGCATACACGGAAGGAATTGCCAAACCACTACCAGAATTCAGCAGATGA
- the LOC107228034 gene encoding tyrosine-protein phosphatase non-receptor type 4 isoform X6 — protein sequence MIESVSRRALSGSSGSYHVRGAELARDRRLKSLSATVVFLDDTQHTFQLDKRAKGQVLLDMVYQHLELIEKDYFGLQYTDNGATPSACPNPDIMRWLDPAKPVKKQIRSGQFFFRVKFYVSDPSKLQEEYTRYQFYLQIRRDILQGRLQLPPSTACLIASYTVQSELGDYHPEEHGPGYLSRLQLIPGQTEDMEKKIAELHKLHKGQLPADAEYNFLDHAKRLDMYGVELHKARDSTNKEIQLGVTSIGLVVFQNNIRINVFSWSKIVKISFKRKQFFIQLRREQSENYDTLLGFNMQTYRSSKNLWKACVEHHTFFRLHSPKMRSRRFPLTLSSRFTYSGRTEFQTVEDGKHRARVERTFIRSPSKRLVHGVTSVPIVEDKGKLSLQPGRPVRPYDNKVQSLGSREPRQAWGEGNPSDDEGGFLSLREEITGTHMQSGAFSPLLGSRVLSYADDDTAIERNIYDLPDYSEPTSSPAPQILEDGLVNIRLTPDEQGRFGFNVKGGLDLEMPILVSRVAPNTPADRCYPKLNEGDQVVCINGIDVNGMLHEHVVNLIRQSRDSGTGELTLTVRPNALYNALAGNDEASEEEPPYRYVPDVPHATVGLDALAQSMLLLADGLASGALIAQYEQLYRKNPELVALESKKPENQNKNRYRDISPYDVTRVILMGSINGDYINANYVNMEIPGSGIINRYIATQGPLSSTVADFWQMVLEAGSTLVVMLTTLVERGRAKCHQYWPAFNETLTLRNLTLTSTAENIEDTFVFREFILRDINTGEERDITHMQYCAWPDHGVPSDWRQFTTFTERVRAARTGMVEPAVVHCSAGIGRTGVLVLMETALCLMEANQPVYPLDIVRSMRDQRAMMIQNASQYRFVCEAVHKAYTEGIAKPLPEFSR from the exons ATGATTGAGAGTGTGTCTCGGAGAGCGTTGAGTGGCTCCAGTGGGAGCTACCACGTTCGCGGTGCAGAACTGGCGCGCGATCGAAGACTAAAATCCCTCTCGGCAACTGTAGTATTCCTCGACGATACTCAACACACCTTTCAGTTAGAC aAAAGAGCCAAGGGACAGGTGCTTTTGGATATGGTCTATCAACATTTAGAGTTGATTGAAAAGGATTATTTCGGTCTACAGTATACAGACAACGGTGCCACACCTTCAGCTTGTCCCAATCCAGATATAATG CGATGGCTAGATCCCGCGAAACCAGTGAAGAAACAGATCAGAA gTGGACAATTCTTTTTTCGAGTTAAATTTTATGTCTCTGATCCGAGCAAGCTGCAGGAAGAGTATACGAGATATCAGTTCTACCTACAAATTCGAAGGGATATTTTACAGGGAAGACTTCAACTACCTCCAAGTACAGCTTGTCTTATCGCAAGCTATACCGTTCAAT CTGAGCTGGGAGACTATCATCCGGAGGAACATGGCCCTGGATATTTATCTCGACTTCAATTAATTCCAGGGCAAACAGAAGACATGGAGAAAAAGATTGCTGAACTGCACAAACTTCACAA AGGACAGCTACCCGCCGATGCAGAGTACAATTTCCTGGATCATGCTAAGCGACTGGATATGTATGGAGTCGAGTTACATAAGGCAAGG GATTCAACGAATAAAGAAATTCAGTTGGGAGTTACTTCCATAGGCTTAGTAGtctttcaaaataatataagaataaatgtattttcatGGTCGAAGATTGTTAAGATTTCATTTaaacgaaaacaatttttcatccagcTCAGAAGAGAACAG TCTGAAAACTACGATACTCTGCTTGGATTCAATATGCAAACATATCGCAGTTCAAAAAACCTATGGAAAGCGTGCGTTGAACATCACACCTTCTTCAGGCTTCACAGTCCGAAAATGCGTTCCAGACGTTTCCCTCTCACGTTGAGTAGTCGGTTCACATATTCCGGCCGAACTGAATTCCAAACTGTAGAAGATGGGAAACATCGTGCACGAGTAGAAAGAACCTTCATTAG GTCACCTAGCAAACGATTAGTGCATGGTGTCACGTCGGTACCAATTGTTGAAGATAAAGGGAAATTATCACTACAACCTGGCAGACCTGTGCGACCGTACGACAACAAAGTTCAATCTCTGGGTTCCAGAGAACCGCGGCAAGCATGGGGTGAAGGAAATCCTAGCGATGA TGAGGGTGGTTTTTTGTCCCTCAGAGAGGAAATAACTGGAACTCATATGCAAAGCGGAGCATTTTCCCCCCTACTTGGCTCAAGAGTTTTGAGTTATGCGGACGACGATACAGCTATTGAAAGAAATATCTACGATCTTCCAGACTACAGTGAACCCACTAGTTCTCCTGCACCCCAG ATACTAGAAGATGGCTTAGTCAATATAAGACTTACACCGGATGAACAAGGACGCTTTGGTTTTAATGTAAAAGGGGGACTCGATCTTGAGATGCCAATATTGGTATCACGTGTAGCACCTAATACACCAGCTGACCGCTGCTATCCCAAGTTGAATGAAGGAGACCAG GTAGTTTGCATCAACGGAATTGACGTAAATGGCATGCTGCATGAACACGTCGTTAATTTAATACGACAATCTCGTGACTCGGGAACCGGTGAGCTCACACTGACAGTGAGGCCCAATGCTTTGTATAACGCACTTGCTGGAAATGATGAAGCTTCAGAAGAGGAACCGCCATACAG GTACGTCCCAGATGTCCCGCATGCCACTGTTGGCTTGGATGCTCTTGCTCAATCAATGCTGTTGCTTGCCGATGGGCTAGCAAGTGGAGCTCTAATTGCGCAATACGAACAGttatacagaaaaaatccTGAGCTTGTAGCGCTTGAGTCGAAAAAGcccgaaaatcaaaataaaaatcgatatcGGGATATCTCTCCAT ATGACGTTACAAGAGTTATATTAATGGGGAGTATTAACGGCGACTACATAAATGCAAATTATGTAAATATGGAGATTCCTGGGTCAGGAATTATCAATCGATATATTGCAACTCAGGGACCTTTATCCTCGACGGTCGCTGATTTTTGGCAAATGGTCTTGGAAGCAGGTAGTACGCTAGTAGTAATGCTCACAACATTGGTGGAACGTGGGCGAGCAAAATGTCACCAGTATTGGCCTGCGTTCAACGAGACGCTTACTTTGAGAAACTTGACGTTAACTTCGACTGCCGAAAACATCGAAGATACATTTGTCTTCCGAGAATTTATTCTCCGTGATATTAAt acTGGCGAGGAGCGAGATATAACACATATGCAATATTGTGCTTGGCCGGATCACGGGGTACCCAGTGACTGGAGACAGTTTACAACTTTTACGGAACGTGTAAGGGCTGCACGTACAGGAATGGTAGAGCCCGCTGTTGTTCACTGTTCGGCAGGAATCGGTCGAACAGGTGTTTTGGTTTTGATGGAAACTGCTCTCTGCTTAATGGAAGCTAATCAGCCTGTTTATCCTCTTGACATTGTTCGCTCTATGAGGGACCAAAGAGCCATGATGATACAGAATGCT aGTCAATACAGGTTCGTTTGCGAAGCTGTTCATAAGGCATACACGGAAGGAATTGCCAAACCACTACCAGAATTCAGCAGATGA